The Flavobacterium marginilacus genome window below encodes:
- a CDS encoding superoxide dismutase yields the protein MAFELPQLPYAYDALEPHIDARTMEIHHSKHHNAYTTNLNAAIAGTDLEGKTIENILINLDKSNAAVRNNGGGFYNHNLFWTVMSADGGGLPTGELLEAIESSFGTFEEFKAKFAKAGATQFGSGWAWLCVQKGGKLDVCGTPNQDNPLMPEVGCGGTPILGMDVWEHAYYLNYQNRRPDYIEAFFSVINWTEVSRRFALEK from the coding sequence ATGGCTTTTGAATTACCACAATTACCTTATGCGTATGACGCATTAGAACCACATATTGATGCCCGTACAATGGAAATACACCATTCAAAACATCACAACGCTTACACTACAAATTTGAATGCAGCTATCGCAGGAACTGATTTGGAAGGAAAAACAATTGAAAATATCTTGATTAACTTAGATAAATCTAATGCTGCTGTTCGTAATAATGGTGGTGGTTTTTACAATCATAACTTATTTTGGACTGTTATGTCAGCTGATGGAGGCGGATTACCAACTGGTGAACTGTTAGAGGCTATCGAAAGCTCTTTTGGAACTTTTGAAGAATTTAAAGCAAAATTTGCTAAAGCTGGTGCTACACAATTTGGCTCTGGATGGGCTTGGCTATGTGTGCAAAAAGGAGGTAAATTAGACGTTTGCGGTACTCCAAATCAAGACAATCCATTAATGCCTGAAGTAGGCTGCGGAGGAACTCCAATTTTAGGTATGGATGTTTGGGAACACGCTTATTACTTGAATTATCAAAACAGAAGACCTGATTATATTGAAGCTTTTTTCAGTGTAATTAACTGGACTGAAGTATCTAGACGTTTTGCTTTAGAGAAGTAA
- a CDS encoding PfkB family carbohydrate kinase, with protein sequence MNKLLIVGTVAFDAIETPFGKTDKILGGAATYIGISASFFNVKSAVVSVVGDDFPQEYLDLLTDRNIDISGIEVVKGGKTFFWSGLYHNDLNSRDTLATELNVLADFQPKVPQDYKNAEIVMLGNLHPLVQSSVLDQMETKPKLVVLDTMNFWMDCALPELLDIIKRVDVITINDEEARQLSGEYSLVKAAAKIHEMGPKYVVIKKGEHGALLFHGKEIFFAPALPLEEVFDPTGAGDTFAGGFSGYITQSENVSFENMKNAIIYGSNLASFCVEKFGTERMIGLEEDEVVSRLKQFKSLTQFDIEL encoded by the coding sequence ATGAATAAATTATTGATTGTTGGAACAGTAGCTTTCGACGCAATTGAAACTCCTTTTGGGAAAACAGACAAAATTCTAGGCGGAGCAGCAACTTATATAGGAATATCGGCTTCTTTTTTTAATGTTAAATCGGCAGTAGTTTCTGTTGTTGGAGATGATTTTCCACAGGAATATTTAGATTTGTTAACAGATAGAAATATTGATATTTCTGGAATCGAGGTTGTTAAGGGAGGTAAAACTTTCTTCTGGAGCGGATTGTACCACAACGATTTGAATTCAAGAGATACTTTGGCAACTGAATTAAACGTTTTGGCAGATTTTCAGCCGAAAGTGCCTCAGGATTATAAAAATGCCGAAATTGTAATGTTAGGTAACCTGCATCCATTGGTACAAAGCAGTGTTTTGGACCAAATGGAAACCAAACCAAAATTAGTAGTTCTTGATACTATGAATTTTTGGATGGATTGCGCCTTGCCAGAATTATTAGACATCATAAAAAGAGTAGATGTTATTACTATAAATGATGAAGAAGCGCGTCAGCTTTCTGGAGAATATTCTTTAGTTAAAGCAGCAGCAAAAATTCACGAAATGGGACCAAAATATGTGGTAATCAAAAAAGGTGAACATGGAGCTTTGTTGTTTCATGGAAAAGAAATTTTCTTTGCACCGGCATTACCGTTAGAAGAAGTTTTTGATCCAACTGGTGCTGGAGATACTTTTGCAGGAGGATTTTCAGGATATATAACACAAAGTGAAAATGTTTCTTTTGAGAATATGAAAAACGCAATTATTTACGGTTCGAATTTAGCTTCTTTCTGTGTAGAGAAATTTGGAACAGAAAGGATGATTGGTTTAGAAGAGGATGAAGTGGTCTCAAGACTTAAACAGTTTAAATCTCTGACCCAGTTTGATATAGAATTATAA
- the rnhA gene encoding ribonuclease HI produces MNYDVHIYTDGAAKGNPGNGGYGVVMEWVGKPYKKEFYEGFRHTTNNRMELLGVIVGLEKLKKENTAVLVISDSKYVVDSVQKKWVFGWEKKGFAGKKNPDLWKRFLLVYKKHQVDFKWIKGHNNHPQNERCDELAVMASMQKQLSIDAFYEKEEGKLL; encoded by the coding sequence TTGAATTACGACGTACATATATATACAGACGGCGCTGCTAAGGGAAACCCCGGAAATGGAGGTTACGGTGTTGTTATGGAATGGGTTGGGAAACCTTATAAAAAGGAGTTTTACGAGGGTTTCAGGCACACAACCAATAACCGGATGGAATTGCTGGGAGTAATTGTTGGTCTTGAAAAACTAAAAAAAGAGAATACAGCCGTTCTGGTTATTTCGGATTCAAAGTATGTTGTGGATTCGGTTCAGAAAAAATGGGTGTTTGGCTGGGAAAAAAAAGGTTTTGCCGGAAAGAAGAACCCTGATTTGTGGAAACGCTTTCTGCTTGTTTATAAAAAGCATCAGGTTGATTTTAAATGGATAAAAGGGCATAATAATCATCCTCAGAATGAAAGATGTGATGAACTGGCTGTTATGGCTTCTATGCAGAAACAGCTTTCGATAGATGCCTTTTATGAAAAAGAAGAGGGCAAACTTTTATGA
- a CDS encoding amidophosphoribosyltransferase: MSDALKHECGIALVRLLKPLEFYKEKYGTAFYGIQKMYLMMEKQHNRGQDGAGFASIKMDVEPGERYISRVRSNHAQPIQDVFKQINERVNEVMAAHPEYSDDVAQLKANIPYIGELYLGHVRYGTFGKNSIESVHPFLRQSNWMHRNLILAGNFNMTNVKELFQNLVELGQHPKEMADTVTVMEKIGHFLDKEVMQLYQDCKAEGYSKRDASPVIAERLDIAKILMRSAKNLDGGYAMAGLLGHGDAFVFRDPAGIRPAYYYQDDEIVVVASERPVIQTVFNVPFEKVKEIDPGNALIIKKNGDISMKEILTPTVKKACSFERIYFSRGSDAEIYQERKDLGKLILPAVLESIDNDTDNTVFSYIPNTAETSFYGLVEAAQDFLNQRKKNFILENKDTLTVDSLEKLLSVKIRTEKVAIKDAKLRTFITEDSSRDDLVAHVYDVTYGVIKPTDNLVIIDDSIVRGTTLKMSIIKMMDRLKPKRIVIVSSAPQIRFPDCYGIDMAKLEGLVAFRAALELLKERNLYHIVDEVYAKCKAQENYHDTDVVNYVTAIYDSFTSQEISDKIAEMLSSSDINAEVKIIFQTVEDLHVACPKNLGDWYFTGDYPTPGGNRVVNRAFMNFYEGKDARAY, from the coding sequence ATGAGCGACGCTTTAAAACACGAATGTGGAATAGCTTTAGTCAGACTTTTAAAACCTCTTGAATTTTATAAAGAAAAGTATGGTACCGCATTCTATGGTATACAGAAAATGTACCTGATGATGGAGAAACAGCACAACCGCGGTCAGGACGGTGCTGGTTTTGCAAGTATTAAAATGGATGTAGAACCGGGTGAAAGATACATAAGCCGTGTCCGTTCTAATCATGCACAGCCTATTCAGGATGTTTTCAAACAGATAAACGAAAGAGTAAACGAAGTGATGGCGGCTCATCCTGAATATTCGGATGATGTTGCACAGCTGAAAGCAAATATTCCTTATATAGGAGAACTGTATTTAGGACACGTCCGTTATGGAACTTTTGGTAAAAATAGTATAGAAAGCGTACATCCGTTTTTGCGTCAAAGCAACTGGATGCACAGGAATTTGATTTTGGCTGGAAACTTTAATATGACTAACGTTAAAGAACTTTTTCAGAATCTGGTTGAATTAGGACAGCATCCAAAAGAAATGGCAGATACTGTTACTGTAATGGAAAAAATCGGCCATTTTTTGGATAAAGAAGTAATGCAGTTATATCAGGACTGTAAAGCCGAAGGTTATTCTAAAAGAGATGCTTCTCCAGTAATTGCAGAGCGTTTGGATATCGCTAAAATACTTATGCGTTCTGCCAAAAATCTTGATGGAGGATATGCTATGGCAGGTCTTTTGGGTCATGGAGATGCATTTGTATTTAGAGATCCTGCAGGAATACGTCCGGCTTATTATTATCAAGATGATGAAATTGTGGTGGTAGCCTCTGAACGCCCTGTGATTCAGACAGTCTTTAATGTTCCGTTTGAAAAAGTAAAAGAAATTGATCCTGGTAATGCTTTAATCATCAAAAAAAATGGAGATATTTCGATGAAAGAAATTTTAACTCCAACTGTAAAAAAAGCATGTTCATTCGAACGCATCTATTTCTCAAGAGGAAGCGACGCAGAGATTTATCAGGAAAGAAAAGATTTAGGGAAATTGATTTTGCCTGCAGTATTAGAGTCTATTGATAACGATACTGACAACACTGTTTTTTCATACATACCAAATACAGCAGAAACTTCCTTTTATGGTCTGGTAGAAGCGGCTCAGGATTTTTTAAATCAAAGAAAGAAAAATTTTATTCTTGAAAATAAGGATACATTAACAGTTGATTCTTTAGAAAAATTACTTTCAGTAAAAATTAGAACTGAAAAAGTTGCTATAAAAGATGCTAAACTTAGAACTTTTATTACCGAAGACAGCAGCAGGGATGATTTAGTGGCTCACGTTTATGATGTAACTTATGGAGTAATCAAGCCAACGGATAATCTTGTTATTATTGATGATAGTATTGTAAGAGGAACAACTCTTAAAATGAGTATCATTAAAATGATGGATCGTTTAAAACCAAAAAGAATTGTAATCGTTTCGTCTGCACCGCAGATACGTTTTCCTGATTGTTATGGAATTGACATGGCAAAATTAGAAGGACTTGTTGCATTTAGAGCAGCTTTAGAGTTATTGAAAGAAAGAAATCTGTATCATATTGTTGATGAAGTGTATGCTAAATGTAAAGCGCAGGAAAATTATCATGATACAGATGTTGTAAATTATGTTACAGCAATATATGATTCTTTCACTTCCCAGGAAATCTCAGATAAAATTGCCGAAATGCTTAGTTCATCAGATATTAATGCTGAAGTAAAAATTATTTTCCAAACAGTAGAAGATTTACATGTAGCTTGTCCAAAAAACCTAGGAGATTGGTACTTTACAGGTGATTATCCTACTCCAGGCGGTAATCGTGTAGTAAATAGAGCTTTTATGAATTTTTATGAAGGTAAAGACGCCAGAGCATACTAA
- a CDS encoding phosphoribosylglycinamide formyltransferase has protein sequence MKRILIFASGSGTNAENIIKYFGNGEIGKVAAVFTNNAAATVLDKAKKLDVPTVIFSKEELNSGKVLQNVIQFEPDLIVLAGFLLKFPDDLIKTYPNRVINIHPALLPKFGGKGMYGMHIHKAVVENKEIETGITIHYVNENYDEGNIIFQQHVSLFESDTPETVAAKIHELEQKHFPEVIEKLLLNNL, from the coding sequence ATGAAAAGAATACTGATATTTGCTTCTGGATCGGGGACTAACGCTGAAAACATTATAAAATATTTTGGCAATGGGGAGATTGGGAAGGTAGCAGCTGTTTTTACCAATAATGCAGCAGCTACTGTTCTTGATAAAGCAAAAAAATTAGATGTTCCTACCGTGATTTTTTCTAAAGAAGAATTAAATTCAGGAAAAGTACTACAAAATGTAATTCAATTTGAACCGGATTTAATTGTCTTAGCGGGATTTTTATTAAAATTTCCAGATGATTTAATTAAAACTTATCCAAATAGAGTCATAAATATACATCCTGCCCTGCTGCCAAAATTTGGCGGAAAAGGAATGTATGGAATGCATATTCACAAAGCAGTAGTAGAAAATAAAGAAATTGAAACTGGAATTACTATTCATTATGTGAATGAAAATTATGACGAAGGGAATATTATATTTCAGCAGCATGTCAGTCTTTTTGAAAGTGATACACCAGAAACGGTTGCTGCAAAAATCCATGAACTGGAACAAAAACATTTTCCTGAAGTTATAGAAAAACTGCTTCTTAATAATCTTTAA
- the fabF gene encoding beta-ketoacyl-ACP synthase II, producing the protein MVLRRVVVTGLGALTPIGNTVEEFWNGLINGVSGAAPITYFDASKFRTKFACEVKNFNVEDFIDRKEARKMDRYAQYAMVASDQAVNDANFDYDKLDKDRVGVIWGSGIGGLETFQIEVLNFSEGDGTPKFNPFFIPKMIADIAGGLISMKHGFRGPNFTTVSACASSTNAIIDAFNYIRLGHADVIVTGGSEAAVTIAGMGGFNAMHALSTRNDDPKTASRPMDKGRDGFVLGEGAGALILEEYEHAVARGATIYCEIGGGGMSADAYHITAPHPEGLGAKNVMLNCLRDAGLEPTDVDGVNMHGTSTPLGDIGESKAILHVFGEHAYTMNLNSTKSMTGHLLGATGAIEAISCILSLKHGIVPPTINHFTDDENIDPKLNFTFNVAQKREMNVVMSNTFGFGGHNACVLVKKLDYKA; encoded by the coding sequence ATGGTTTTAAGAAGAGTTGTTGTAACAGGCCTTGGAGCCCTTACTCCCATTGGTAATACTGTTGAGGAGTTTTGGAATGGCTTAATTAACGGTGTTAGCGGCGCTGCACCAATAACCTATTTTGATGCTTCAAAGTTTAGAACAAAATTTGCCTGTGAAGTAAAAAACTTCAATGTAGAAGATTTTATTGATAGAAAAGAAGCCAGAAAAATGGACCGTTATGCACAATACGCTATGGTTGCATCTGACCAAGCCGTAAATGATGCTAATTTTGACTATGACAAATTAGATAAAGACAGAGTCGGTGTTATTTGGGGTTCAGGAATTGGAGGATTAGAAACTTTTCAAATTGAAGTTCTTAATTTTTCAGAAGGGGATGGTACACCTAAGTTCAATCCTTTCTTTATACCAAAAATGATTGCAGATATAGCTGGCGGTCTTATTTCTATGAAGCATGGATTTAGAGGGCCAAATTTCACAACAGTTTCTGCTTGTGCATCATCAACAAATGCTATCATCGATGCTTTCAATTATATCCGTCTTGGTCATGCAGACGTTATTGTAACTGGCGGCTCTGAAGCTGCTGTAACAATTGCTGGAATGGGAGGTTTTAATGCTATGCATGCCTTATCAACAAGAAATGATGATCCAAAAACAGCTTCAAGACCGATGGACAAAGGAAGAGATGGATTTGTACTTGGAGAAGGTGCTGGAGCATTAATTTTAGAAGAATACGAGCATGCGGTAGCCCGTGGTGCAACAATATACTGCGAAATAGGAGGAGGCGGAATGTCTGCAGATGCATATCACATTACTGCACCGCATCCTGAAGGATTAGGAGCTAAAAATGTAATGCTAAACTGTTTAAGAGATGCTGGCTTAGAGCCAACAGATGTAGACGGTGTAAATATGCATGGAACTTCAACTCCGCTTGGTGATATTGGAGAATCTAAAGCAATTCTTCATGTTTTTGGTGAACATGCATATACAATGAATCTGAATTCAACAAAGTCTATGACTGGTCATTTACTTGGTGCAACTGGAGCAATAGAAGCAATATCATGTATTCTTTCATTAAAGCACGGAATTGTGCCTCCAACAATAAATCATTTTACAGATGATGAAAATATCGATCCAAAATTAAACTTTACTTTTAACGTTGCTCAAAAAAGAGAAATGAATGTTGTTATGAGTAATACATTTGGTTTTGGTGGCCATAACGCCTGCGTTTTGGTTAAAAAATTAGATTACAAAGCATAA
- a CDS encoding UvrD-helicase domain-containing protein, which produces MERPSFAIYDASAGSGKTYALVKEYLKIILTANKNDAYRNILAITFTNKAVHEMKSRIVGSLSEFAKDEPNAKASDLMQDLSVDTGLSIIQIKTKSQQIIKHIIHNYAAFDISTIDKFTHKVIRAFAHDLGLPMTFEVTLDTENLLIEAVDAIIAQAGEDETLTKLLIDFTMEKTDDDKSWDISREILETGKLVLNENNRNEIVHFQDKSISDFIAVKDKLVQVCKDLEKENAACASELLQLIDKNGIDLKSFSRGTFPNHLQSITDGRFNSKNKMFREFDDIAINKTAKDRALIENIIPDLLQSLSGIYKNFEKRNFYKAFLKNITPLSLLNTVSNELTKIQNEQNTLSITEFNAIIHREIQNQPAPFIYERLGERYRHFFIDEFQDTSEMQWQNLIPLIDNALAGQDDSGQKGTLMIVGDPKQSIYRWRGGKAEQFIELSKDQNPFSNPEKKLEHLDKNYRSYSQVIEFNNSFFKLLSGEFDNPDYKDLYENHSHQKINNKVGGYVNISFLPEIESSEDDEETLDKSELYVLATLNTIQKVLKEGFEYKDIVILTRKRSQGIAVANYLTEQGVPLLSSETLMIQNATEVRLIIHILKYLKNSSDLESKANFLQYLAQNKQNELPVHDFIAKGMELKEETTFEKWLENCNIELSFQNIRKKSLYEAAEVIISKFLTMNKNEADQSVGTAYVQYFLDIVLERDVRNQAGISDFLNYWDKNSEKFSIPSPEGTNAVRIMTIHKSKGLEFPVVIMPFAEEDYNRKPKDKLWLNSEEQDLNMPKVLVDNSSAIEEFGEEASAVYNLKKQEELLDNINVLYVALTRAEEQLYIISQNVKPRKDGEYPSNMASFFIKYLMQQRLYEENKLEYQFGNSTKLSDKEIHIETTKNIPAVLEVLNPKNIKIAQRETLMWGTHQLEAIEFGNVIHEILSFISTRNDVELAINKAIENGLITILQKEIVYNAITEIVNHQDLAEHFAEGNEVLNEKTIIQKESGTIKPDRIVINKAKEVFLLDYKTGLPNQKYKYQLENYQMAIEKMGFKVLKKALVYIGTKIDIVHL; this is translated from the coding sequence ATGGAAAGACCATCTTTCGCCATTTATGATGCCTCAGCAGGTTCCGGAAAAACATATGCACTTGTCAAAGAATATCTAAAAATTATTTTAACGGCAAACAAGAATGATGCCTATCGAAATATTCTTGCCATTACTTTTACCAATAAAGCGGTTCATGAAATGAAAAGCCGTATTGTAGGCAGTTTGTCCGAATTTGCTAAAGATGAACCAAATGCAAAAGCATCAGATTTAATGCAGGATTTATCCGTAGATACCGGACTTTCTATAATTCAGATTAAGACCAAATCACAGCAGATTATCAAGCATATTATTCATAATTATGCAGCTTTTGATATATCCACGATTGATAAATTCACCCACAAAGTGATTCGGGCTTTTGCACACGATTTGGGACTGCCTATGACTTTTGAGGTGACTTTGGATACCGAAAATTTATTAATCGAAGCCGTGGATGCGATAATTGCACAAGCGGGCGAAGATGAAACGCTAACCAAATTACTTATCGATTTCACAATGGAAAAAACCGATGATGATAAATCTTGGGACATCTCGCGTGAAATTCTGGAAACAGGAAAATTAGTACTCAATGAAAATAACCGAAACGAAATTGTCCATTTTCAAGATAAATCAATAAGTGATTTTATAGCTGTAAAAGATAAATTAGTTCAGGTCTGCAAAGATTTGGAAAAAGAAAATGCGGCGTGTGCTAGTGAATTGCTGCAATTAATTGATAAAAACGGAATTGATTTGAAATCATTCTCCAGAGGAACTTTTCCTAATCATCTTCAAAGCATAACGGATGGAAGATTTAATTCCAAGAATAAAATGTTTCGGGAGTTTGATGATATTGCAATTAATAAAACGGCAAAAGACCGCGCTTTAATAGAAAATATTATTCCTGATTTACTGCAGAGTCTTTCGGGAATTTACAAAAACTTCGAAAAACGAAATTTCTATAAAGCTTTCTTGAAGAACATTACACCTTTGTCATTGTTGAATACGGTAAGTAATGAATTGACAAAAATTCAAAACGAGCAAAATACGTTGTCTATTACCGAATTCAATGCTATTATTCACCGTGAAATCCAAAATCAGCCGGCTCCTTTTATATATGAAAGATTGGGAGAGCGCTACCGTCACTTTTTTATTGACGAATTTCAGGATACTTCCGAAATGCAGTGGCAAAATTTGATTCCGCTTATTGATAATGCGCTTGCTGGTCAGGATGATTCCGGCCAAAAAGGAACTTTGATGATAGTTGGTGATCCAAAACAGTCTATTTATCGCTGGCGTGGCGGTAAAGCCGAACAGTTTATTGAGCTTAGTAAAGATCAAAATCCGTTCAGTAATCCTGAAAAAAAATTAGAACATTTAGATAAAAATTATAGAAGTTATTCGCAGGTAATCGAATTTAATAATAGTTTTTTTAAATTGTTATCAGGTGAATTCGATAATCCAGATTACAAAGATCTATACGAAAACCATAGTCATCAAAAGATAAATAATAAAGTAGGCGGTTATGTGAATATTTCATTTTTACCCGAAATAGAATCTTCGGAAGATGATGAAGAAACTCTCGATAAATCAGAACTATATGTTTTGGCGACATTAAATACGATTCAAAAAGTATTAAAAGAGGGTTTCGAATATAAAGATATTGTAATCCTGACTCGAAAAAGAAGTCAGGGAATTGCAGTTGCCAATTATTTGACGGAACAAGGGGTTCCGCTTTTGTCTTCCGAAACACTGATGATTCAAAATGCAACTGAAGTCCGGCTGATAATCCATATTCTGAAATATTTAAAAAACAGCTCCGATTTAGAGTCGAAAGCCAATTTTTTGCAGTATTTGGCACAAAATAAACAAAATGAATTGCCTGTTCATGATTTCATCGCCAAAGGAATGGAATTGAAAGAAGAAACAACTTTCGAAAAATGGCTCGAGAACTGTAATATTGAACTCTCTTTTCAAAATATTAGAAAAAAATCTTTGTATGAAGCAGCTGAAGTTATTATTTCTAAGTTTCTAACAATGAATAAAAATGAAGCAGATCAATCTGTAGGGACAGCTTATGTTCAATATTTTTTGGATATTGTTCTTGAGCGTGATGTTCGTAATCAGGCAGGGATTTCAGATTTTTTGAATTATTGGGATAAAAACTCCGAGAAATTCAGCATTCCTTCTCCCGAGGGAACAAATGCGGTAAGGATTATGACCATTCATAAATCGAAAGGGTTGGAGTTTCCGGTCGTGATTATGCCTTTTGCTGAAGAAGATTATAATAGAAAACCAAAAGACAAGTTATGGCTCAATTCTGAAGAGCAAGATCTTAATATGCCGAAAGTATTGGTAGATAACAGCAGTGCTATTGAGGAATTTGGTGAGGAGGCTTCTGCTGTTTATAATTTAAAAAAACAGGAAGAACTGCTGGATAATATTAATGTGCTGTACGTTGCTTTGACAAGGGCAGAAGAACAATTGTATATTATTTCTCAAAATGTAAAGCCTAGAAAAGATGGTGAATATCCAAGTAATATGGCTTCTTTTTTTATAAAATATTTGATGCAGCAAAGACTTTATGAGGAGAATAAATTAGAATATCAATTTGGTAATTCAACAAAGTTATCAGATAAAGAAATACATATTGAAACTACCAAAAATATTCCTGCAGTTTTGGAAGTCCTGAATCCTAAAAACATAAAAATAGCTCAAAGAGAAACATTAATGTGGGGTACTCATCAGTTGGAGGCAATTGAGTTTGGTAATGTAATACATGAAATACTTTCTTTTATATCGACAAGAAACGATGTTGAATTGGCAATTAATAAAGCAATCGAAAATGGGTTAATTACGATACTTCAAAAGGAAATAGTTTATAATGCAATAACTGAAATAGTAAATCATCAGGATTTAGCTGAGCATTTTGCTGAAGGGAATGAAGTTTTAAATGAAAAAACGATTATTCAAAAAGAGAGTGGTACTATTAAACCTGACCGGATTGTGATTAATAAAGCAAAAGAAGTTTTTTTGCTGGATTATAAAACAGGGCTTCCTAATCAGAAATATAAATATCAATTAGAAAATTATCAAATGGCTATTGAAAAAATGGGCTTTAAAGTATTAAAAAAAGCACTGGTATACATTGGAACCAAAATCGATATAGTACATTTGTGA
- a CDS encoding acyl carrier protein: MSDIASRVKAIIVDKLGVDENEVVTEASFTNDLGADSLDTVELIMEFEKEFDIQIPDDQAENIATVGQAISYIEEAKK, encoded by the coding sequence ATGTCAGACATTGCATCAAGAGTAAAAGCGATTATCGTAGACAAATTAGGTGTTGACGAAAACGAAGTTGTAACAGAAGCAAGCTTCACTAATGATTTGGGAGCTGACTCATTAGACACTGTTGAGCTTATTATGGAATTCGAAAAAGAATTTGACATTCAAATTCCAGACGATCAAGCAGAAAACATCGCTACTGTAGGTCAAGCTATCTCTTACATCGAGGAAGCTAAAAAATAA
- the kbl gene encoding glycine C-acetyltransferase: MYGKIQQHLQSELQTIEENGIFKKERIITSAQGAEITISTGETVLNFCANNYLGLSSHPEVIQAAKDAMDTHGFGMSSVRFICGTQDIHKTLEKKIADFYGTEDTILYAAAFDANGGVFEPLFGENDAIISDSLNHASIIDGVRLCKAARYRYENSNMEDLEQQLIKANESGARFKIIVTDGVFSMDGLVAPLDKICDLADKYDALVMVDECHAAGFIGAKGKGTLEAKGVMGRVDIITGTLGKALGGAMGGYTTAKKEIIELLRQRSRPYLFSNSLAPAIVGASIKVFELLEENTVLRDQLEWNTNYFKAGMKKAGFDIVEGDSAIVPVMLYDAKLAQTMANELLKEGVYVIGFFFPVVPKEKARIRVQLSAAHTKEHLDKAIDAFIVVGQRLAVI; encoded by the coding sequence ATGTACGGTAAAATTCAGCAACACTTGCAGTCGGAGCTTCAAACTATTGAAGAAAACGGAATTTTTAAAAAAGAAAGAATTATAACTTCTGCACAAGGAGCAGAAATTACCATTTCGACAGGAGAAACTGTTCTAAATTTTTGTGCCAATAATTATTTAGGACTTTCTTCTCATCCCGAAGTGATTCAAGCCGCAAAGGATGCGATGGATACTCATGGTTTTGGAATGTCATCTGTTCGTTTTATTTGCGGAACGCAGGATATTCATAAAACATTAGAAAAAAAGATAGCGGATTTTTATGGAACAGAAGATACTATACTATATGCTGCAGCTTTTGATGCAAATGGAGGTGTTTTTGAGCCTTTGTTTGGAGAAAATGACGCTATTATATCAGATAGTTTAAATCATGCTTCTATTATAGACGGAGTGCGTTTGTGTAAAGCAGCTCGGTATCGTTATGAGAACAGCAACATGGAAGATTTAGAACAGCAGTTAATTAAGGCAAATGAATCAGGAGCCCGTTTCAAAATAATTGTTACTGATGGTGTTTTTTCTATGGACGGATTGGTAGCTCCATTGGATAAAATTTGCGATCTGGCTGATAAGTATGATGCTTTGGTTATGGTTGATGAATGCCATGCGGCAGGGTTCATCGGAGCGAAGGGAAAAGGTACTCTCGAAGCTAAAGGAGTGATGGGTCGCGTTGATATTATTACTGGTACACTGGGAAAAGCTTTGGGAGGTGCTATGGGAGGTTATACAACAGCCAAAAAAGAAATAATTGAGTTGCTGCGTCAGCGTTCCAGGCCGTATTTGTTCTCAAATTCATTGGCGCCAGCTATTGTTGGTGCGTCTATAAAAGTATTTGAATTATTGGAAGAGAATACAGTTTTAAGAGATCAATTAGAGTGGAATACTAATTACTTTAAAGCGGGTATGAAAAAAGCTGGTTTTGATATAGTAGAAGGAGATTCGGCTATAGTGCCAGTAATGTTATATGATGCAAAATTAGCTCAAACTATGGCTAATGAGCTGCTGAAAGAAGGAGTGTATGTAATTGGATTCTTTTTTCCTGTTGTTCCTAAAGAGAAAGCGAGAATACGAGTGCAGTTATCAGCAGCACATACAAAAGAACATTTGGATAAAGCAATAGATGCTTTTATAGTCGTAGGACAAAGACTTGCTGTAATATAA